Proteins co-encoded in one Dehalogenimonas sp. WBC-2 genomic window:
- a CDS encoding 1-deoxy-(D)-xylulose 5-phosphate reductoisomerase — MTVPIRLAVLGSTGSIGQQTLDVVRRHPERLKVIALAAGENIDLLQTQAAEFRPRFVSCASKQLVCGDAVCLSPQTMAFHPDVDIVVVALPGGHGLAPTLAAARAGKIIALANKECLVAAGALLMQEAKHYGAQIRPVDSEHSAIWQCLIGETSQPAKLILTASGGPFRNYSVTEIESVTPAQSLAHPSWKMGKKVTVDSATLMNKGLEVIEAHRLYGLDYDHIEVVIHPQSIVHSMVEFSDGAVKAQLSPPDMRLPIQYALSYPDRWDNPDLPRADWVKIGRLDFSEPDYNRFPCLKLAIEAGKRDGTYPAVLSAADDEAVSLFLDNRIKFGDIAAFVRIALEEHNPTAVPSLECIAAAEDWARQKVSQLARSL; from the coding sequence ATGACAGTTCCCATTCGCCTCGCCGTATTAGGTTCCACCGGCAGCATCGGACAACAGACGCTGGATGTGGTGCGCCGTCACCCGGAACGCCTGAAGGTTATTGCTCTGGCTGCGGGAGAGAACATAGATCTATTGCAAACCCAGGCGGCCGAATTCCGGCCTCGTTTCGTTTCCTGTGCCAGCAAGCAACTTGTTTGTGGCGATGCGGTATGTCTGTCACCGCAAACCATGGCTTTTCATCCCGATGTTGATATCGTCGTCGTCGCCCTGCCCGGCGGCCATGGGCTTGCCCCCACTCTGGCAGCGGCGCGGGCAGGCAAGATTATCGCCCTGGCTAATAAAGAGTGTCTGGTAGCCGCCGGTGCCCTCCTGATGCAAGAAGCTAAACATTACGGCGCTCAAATCAGACCTGTAGATTCAGAGCATTCCGCCATCTGGCAGTGCCTGATTGGTGAAACGAGCCAACCGGCAAAACTCATACTCACCGCTTCAGGCGGGCCGTTCCGCAACTATTCGGTGACTGAAATTGAATCGGTCACCCCGGCTCAGTCCCTTGCCCACCCCTCCTGGAAGATGGGCAAGAAAGTGACTGTAGATTCGGCAACACTGATGAATAAGGGACTGGAAGTTATTGAGGCACACCGGCTTTACGGTCTGGACTACGACCATATTGAGGTAGTCATCCACCCGCAATCAATAGTGCATTCAATGGTGGAGTTCAGCGACGGTGCGGTCAAAGCACAACTCTCACCGCCGGATATGCGCCTGCCGATACAGTATGCCCTTTCCTACCCTGACCGCTGGGACAACCCTGACCTGCCTCGCGCCGACTGGGTGAAAATCGGGCGACTGGATTTCTCAGAGCCGGATTACAACAGATTTCCCTGTCTGAAACTGGCAATCGAAGCTGGAAAAAGGGACGGCACTTACCCTGCCGTACTCTCTGCCGCTGATGACGAAGCGGTCAGCCTTTTTTTAGATAACCGCATCAAATTCGGCGACATCGCCGCTTTTGTCCGAATCGCTCTTGAAGAACATAACCCGACGGCTGTTCCGTCGTTAGAATGTATAGCTGCCGCCGAAGACTGGGCGCGGCAAAAAGTTTCGCAATTGGCAAGGAGTCTTTAA
- a CDS encoding aminopeptidase produces the protein MHDPRIDKLANLLVNYSVEVRPGDRVAISSPNIARPLTEAIFIAVLKAGGFPLVMAPPQETLELLFRHGTREQIEYIHQPQAHITEQYEVQISVLAEENTRFLSRIDPQKSAWRSAARSHLVKTMMHRSASGDLRWTIAPYPTNAMAQDADMSLSDYADFLYGACMPDLSDPVGYWKAFSAKQQRIVDWLNGKETVHITAPDTDIRFNIKGRTWENCDGRKNMPDGEVFTGPVEDSAEGHVFFSYPAIHQGHEVTGVRLWFENGKAVRATAEKNEDYLNKTLDTDAGARYLGELAIGTNEGITAFTREILFDEKIGGSFHMALGAGIPETGAKNESAIHWDMVCDLRQGGEIHIDGQLFYKDGKVLI, from the coding sequence ATGCACGATCCTCGCATCGATAAGCTGGCAAACCTGTTAGTCAACTATTCCGTTGAAGTTCGCCCTGGTGACCGGGTAGCCATCTCTTCCCCCAATATTGCCCGGCCATTGACCGAAGCCATTTTCATCGCTGTGCTCAAGGCAGGCGGTTTCCCCCTAGTGATGGCTCCGCCGCAGGAAACGCTGGAACTTCTATTCCGTCATGGCACCCGCGAACAGATTGAGTATATCCATCAGCCGCAGGCGCATATAACCGAACAATACGAGGTGCAAATTTCAGTGCTGGCTGAGGAGAATACCCGCTTTCTGAGCCGTATTGATCCACAAAAGTCTGCCTGGCGCTCCGCCGCCAGAAGCCACCTGGTGAAGACCATGATGCACCGTTCTGCATCGGGTGATCTCCGCTGGACCATCGCTCCATATCCTACCAATGCCATGGCCCAGGACGCCGATATGAGCCTGTCAGATTACGCCGATTTCCTTTACGGCGCCTGCATGCCGGACCTCTCGGACCCGGTGGGCTACTGGAAAGCCTTTTCTGCCAAACAGCAACGCATTGTTGACTGGCTCAACGGCAAGGAGACAGTGCACATCACCGCACCGGATACCGACATCCGCTTCAACATCAAGGGGCGCACCTGGGAAAACTGCGACGGCAGGAAAAATATGCCGGACGGCGAGGTTTTCACCGGGCCGGTTGAAGACTCCGCTGAAGGTCATGTATTTTTCTCTTACCCCGCCATCCATCAGGGGCATGAGGTTACCGGCGTCCGCTTGTGGTTTGAGAATGGTAAGGCCGTTCGGGCAACCGCCGAAAAGAACGAGGACTACCTGAATAAGACACTCGACACCGACGCCGGTGCCCGCTACCTTGGCGAACTGGCCATCGGTACCAATGAAGGTATCACCGCCTTCACCCGGGAGATTTTGTTCGACGAGAAGATCGGCGGCAGCTTCCACATGGCATTGGGCGCAGGTATTCCGGAGACCGGAGCTAAAAACGAGTCGGCCATCCATTGGGATATGGTCTGTGACCTGCGGCAAGGCGGGGAGATACACATCGATGGTCAATTATTCTATAAGGACGGTAAAGTCCTTATCTGA
- a CDS encoding phosphatidate cytidylyltransferase, with product MLRQRLISGCILAFLVLLVIWFDEPLPWLTVGVAWWGVMALREFNHVVAQVKAKPFIVLGTIATVLFIISPHFENSLQPLLTGFAVLSLLYLLKPGDRSQAFIRWAWTLAGAIYIGWLLSFIVALRGLEGGREWVIFAIGVTAASDSFAYLIGRVTGKHKMAPSISPGKSWEGAAAGAIFAVITALVLKPLLDLPTSYFALGLLGLAASAIGQAGDLIESLFKRNMAVKDSGNSIPGHGGYMDRMDSIIFAVVAVYYYVIVFV from the coding sequence ATGCTCAGACAGCGCCTTATATCCGGTTGCATCCTGGCCTTCCTGGTTTTGCTGGTAATATGGTTCGATGAACCTCTGCCCTGGCTCACTGTGGGTGTCGCCTGGTGGGGTGTTATGGCGCTCCGTGAGTTCAACCATGTTGTCGCCCAGGTCAAAGCCAAACCTTTCATTGTTCTTGGAACCATCGCCACGGTGCTGTTCATCATCAGTCCGCATTTTGAAAACAGCCTGCAACCGCTGCTGACAGGATTCGCCGTACTGTCTCTTTTATATCTCCTGAAACCCGGTGACCGCTCCCAGGCTTTCATCCGCTGGGCATGGACGCTGGCAGGTGCCATCTATATCGGCTGGTTATTATCCTTCATCGTAGCCTTGAGGGGGCTGGAAGGCGGCCGGGAGTGGGTGATCTTCGCCATTGGTGTCACCGCCGCCTCAGACTCTTTTGCCTACCTCATTGGCCGGGTTACGGGTAAGCATAAAATGGCCCCGTCCATCAGTCCGGGCAAGAGCTGGGAGGGTGCAGCGGCCGGAGCGATATTTGCCGTCATCACCGCCCTCGTCCTGAAACCGCTTCTTGACCTGCCCACAAGCTACTTCGCCCTGGGACTGCTTGGTCTGGCGGCCAGCGCCATCGGCCAGGCGGGAGACCTCATAGAATCTCTGTTCAAACGCAATATGGCCGTTAAAGACTCGGGCAATTCCATCCCCGGCCACGGCGGTTACATGGATCGCATGGACAGTATTATCTTCGCCGTGGTCGCGGTGTACTACTACGTCATCGTATTCGTATGA
- a CDS encoding undecaprenyl pyrophosphate synthetase — MDGNGRWAVARGLPRLEGHRAGLNNVSNAVRELVAMGVSHVTLFSFSTENWKRPKDEISGLLKLLAEALEQTAQELHRENIVIRHLGRLDRLPISLRLGIARIMEQTHNNTGAVASFAFDYGGRTEIVDAAKKAMESGLKPGKIDEAAFEGFLNTAGLPDVDLVIRTGGEKRLSNFLLWQSAYSELYFTDTLWPDFNHAEIEKALADYARRQRRFGGL; from the coding sequence ATGGACGGTAACGGCCGCTGGGCTGTTGCCCGTGGACTGCCGCGTTTGGAAGGTCACCGCGCCGGGCTTAATAACGTCAGCAATGCCGTACGTGAACTGGTTGCCATGGGTGTATCTCATGTCACCCTGTTCAGTTTCTCCACCGAAAATTGGAAGCGTCCCAAGGATGAGATCAGCGGCCTTTTAAAACTGCTGGCTGAAGCGTTAGAGCAAACAGCCCAGGAATTACATAGGGAGAACATCGTTATCCGGCACCTGGGACGCCTCGACCGGCTACCTATCTCATTGAGATTGGGCATAGCCCGCATCATGGAGCAGACACATAACAATACCGGTGCCGTGGCCAGCTTTGCCTTTGATTACGGTGGCCGCACTGAAATTGTTGATGCCGCAAAAAAAGCCATGGAGAGTGGCCTTAAACCCGGCAAGATTGATGAAGCAGCTTTTGAGGGTTTTCTCAATACCGCCGGTCTGCCGGATGTGGATCTGGTGATACGCACCGGCGGTGAGAAAAGGCTGTCCAATTTCCTGTTATGGCAATCAGCCTATTCGGAGCTTTATTTTACCGACACGCTGTGGCCGGACTTCAATCACGCCGAGATAGAAAAAGCCCTGGCAGATTACGCCCGGCGGCAGCGCCGCTTCGGGGGACTTTAA
- the rplU gene encoding 50S ribosomal protein L21, giving the protein MQRFVHIGIMASCFFWRCAIYAIVESGGKQYKVTEGQVVDVDKLDVEVGSTVELERVLFFSDGQTNSIGKPLIEGAKVVAKAEGNGMGEKVRGLRYKSKTRAHTRTGGRPLFTRLKIENIITPAK; this is encoded by the coding sequence TTGCAGCGATTTGTTCATATTGGTATAATGGCAAGTTGTTTTTTCTGGAGGTGTGCCATTTACGCGATAGTTGAATCCGGTGGTAAACAGTATAAAGTTACCGAAGGTCAGGTTGTTGATGTCGATAAGCTCGACGTTGAGGTCGGCAGTACCGTGGAACTGGAACGGGTGCTTTTTTTCTCTGACGGTCAGACCAATTCCATCGGTAAGCCCCTGATTGAAGGCGCCAAAGTCGTAGCCAAGGCAGAAGGCAATGGCATGGGTGAAAAAGTACGCGGCTTGCGTTACAAGTCCAAGACTCGCGCCCATACCCGCACCGGCGGCCGACCCCTGTTCACCAGACTTAAGATTGAGAACATCATCACCCCCGCAAAGTAA
- the rpmA gene encoding 50S ribosomal protein L27 — protein sequence MAHKKGGGSSRNGRDSKPKMLGVKRYAGQKVNAGTILVRQRGTPIKAGLNVGIGRDHTLFALVDGVVAFQPTSDNRRMASVKTG from the coding sequence ATGGCTCATAAGAAAGGCGGCGGTTCAAGCCGCAACGGTAGAGATTCCAAGCCCAAGATGTTGGGCGTTAAGAGGTATGCCGGTCAGAAAGTGAACGCGGGCACCATTCTGGTACGTCAGCGCGGCACTCCAATTAAAGCCGGACTCAATGTTGGTATCGGGCGGGATCATACCCTGTTTGCTTTAGTTGACGGTGTAGTGGCCTTCCAGCCTACAAGTGATAACAGGAGGATGGCCAGCGTCAAAACTGGTTAG
- the rpmE gene encoding 50S ribosomal protein L31, which translates to MKEKLHPKFFPEAKVTCSCGNIFLLGSTKPEIKVELCNKCHPFYTGERRMVDTAGRVDRFKQRYSIKEQK; encoded by the coding sequence ATGAAAGAAAAACTTCATCCCAAATTTTTTCCTGAGGCCAAAGTGACCTGTTCTTGCGGCAATATTTTTCTGCTGGGTTCCACCAAACCGGAGATTAAGGTTGAGTTGTGCAATAAATGCCATCCCTTCTACACCGGTGAGCGGCGTATGGTGGATACCGCCGGCAGAGTTGATCGCTTTAAACAGCGCTACAGCATCAAAGAACAAAAATAG
- a CDS encoding pyridoxine biosynthesis glutamine amidotransferase synthase subunit, giving the protein MENQSITGTFKVKSGLAQMLKGGVIMDVTTADQARIAEDAGACAVMALERVPSDIRAAGGVARMADPTVIKAIMAAVTIPVMAKCRIGHFVEARVLEAMGVDFIDESEVLTPADEAYHVWKQDFKVPFVCGCRDLGEALRRIGEGAAMIRTKGEAGTGNVVEAVRHMRSVQNGIRRVVSAPPEELMAIAKEFNAPFELILEIHKSGKLPVVNFAAGGIATPADAALMMQLGAEGVFVGSGIFKSSDPESMAKAIVKATTHYQDPSIIAEVSEKLGEAMPGLEIGKIDPAQLLARRGW; this is encoded by the coding sequence ATGGAGAACCAATCTATTACCGGCACCTTTAAAGTCAAGAGCGGTCTGGCGCAGATGCTTAAAGGCGGTGTTATCATGGATGTTACCACCGCTGATCAGGCCAGAATAGCTGAAGATGCCGGCGCCTGTGCCGTCATGGCGCTGGAACGTGTGCCGTCAGATATCCGGGCTGCCGGCGGCGTGGCCCGGATGGCTGACCCCACCGTTATTAAAGCCATCATGGCGGCGGTTACTATTCCGGTTATGGCCAAATGCCGTATCGGGCATTTTGTGGAAGCCCGGGTGCTTGAAGCCATGGGGGTGGACTTTATTGATGAATCTGAAGTGCTGACGCCCGCTGATGAAGCCTATCATGTCTGGAAACAGGATTTTAAAGTGCCTTTTGTCTGCGGCTGCCGTGACCTGGGTGAAGCGTTACGGCGTATCGGTGAGGGTGCCGCCATGATCCGTACCAAAGGTGAAGCTGGTACCGGTAATGTGGTTGAAGCAGTCCGGCACATGAGAAGTGTCCAAAACGGTATCCGCCGTGTGGTTTCTGCCCCGCCGGAAGAATTGATGGCTATCGCCAAGGAGTTTAATGCTCCTTTTGAATTAATTCTTGAGATCCACAAGAGCGGCAAACTGCCGGTGGTCAACTTTGCCGCTGGCGGCATCGCCACACCCGCTGACGCAGCGCTGATGATGCAGCTTGGGGCTGAGGGGGTTTTTGTTGGCTCCGGCATCTTCAAGTCCAGTGACCCGGAGTCTATGGCCAAGGCTATTGTTAAAGCAACCACCCACTATCAGGACCCGTCTATTATCGCCGAAGTCTCAGAAAAACTGGGTGAGGCAATGCCCGGCCTTGAGATTGGCAAGATCGACCCGGCGCAATTATTAGCCAGGCGCGGCTGGTAA
- the purS gene encoding phosphoribosylformylglycinamidine synthase, translating into MIYRIDVSPSAGIPDRRGAALLKDIAELNLSGVISARVIDVYWVNSDIDRKSVELLAKELLSDPVTETFIIDEPIEQMATGRVVLVAPNAGVTDPVEETILKAAVDLGIKLQGARTGKLYLLGGDLNAETLSLITNRLLLNPIVQHAVTPQSVIFAENPVYYFKLREIDLPSDDNGLCDLGRAFCLSPAEVRSAAAYYNKIGRKPTDVELETLAQSWSEHCVHKTFKAKYDFDGEIIDNLLKSTIARATRQLDKPWCLSVFVDNSGVIDFDGENAVCFKVETHNHPSAVEPYGGAATGLGGVIRDVLGTGLAARPIFNTDVFCFGEPDMPYEALPPGVLHPRRVFKGVRAGVADYGNRMGIPTVNGAVLFDERYTGNPLVYCGTAGIMPVWAAKPGQQSPGDVVVLMGGRTGRDGIHGVTFSSEALSEKSNEQSFSSVQIGNPIVEKRMTEAILKARDEKLIARITDVGGGGLSSAVGEMGADTGVKVWLDRVPLKYSGLSYAEIWISESQERMVLAVSPKKINRLMEICRDEGVEATVIGEFTGDEKLTLYYNDNLVCDLDMAFLHGGLPQLELKASYKPAAHPEPAFPCPARLDDDLLALLGRWNTCSKEWVIRQYDHEIQGSSVVKPLVGRNSDGPGDAAIVRPVLDSKRGVVVSCGINPAYADVDAYNMAASAIDEAIRNVIAVGGSLDRLALLDNFCWGSTKDETALGALVRAAQACADLSLAYETPFISGKDSLNNQFRVGDKTVSIPHTLLISAISVMADTSKAVSMDFKLPGNLIYVIGQTKEELGGSAYYASKGFIGNAAPGVDAATAKLSYQHLSAATEKRLVRSCHDLSEGGLGVALAEMAFAGGYGAEVQLSKVLRDYGVDRNDSVLFSESNSRFLVEVTTDNQNEFEQVMGFSSCSLIGIVSQDDRLVIKGIEGEVIVDKPITELKDAWQRPLKW; encoded by the coding sequence TTGATTTACCGCATTGACGTCTCACCATCAGCCGGCATCCCTGACCGCCGCGGTGCGGCTCTTTTAAAGGATATTGCCGAACTGAATCTTAGCGGTGTCATTTCGGCCCGTGTCATTGATGTATACTGGGTAAACAGCGATATCGACCGAAAATCGGTTGAACTGCTCGCTAAAGAACTCCTGTCTGATCCGGTGACCGAGACCTTTATCATTGATGAACCGATTGAGCAGATGGCCACTGGCAGGGTGGTACTCGTCGCCCCCAACGCCGGGGTTACCGATCCGGTTGAAGAAACGATCCTCAAAGCGGCGGTGGATCTTGGTATCAAACTCCAAGGAGCCCGTACAGGGAAACTCTATCTTCTTGGCGGCGATCTGAATGCCGAAACACTTTCATTAATCACAAACCGTTTGCTCTTGAATCCAATTGTGCAGCACGCCGTAACACCACAATCTGTTATTTTTGCTGAAAATCCGGTCTATTATTTCAAACTCCGTGAAATTGACCTGCCGTCAGATGATAATGGTTTATGTGACCTAGGGCGGGCCTTTTGCCTGTCGCCTGCTGAAGTCCGCTCCGCTGCCGCCTATTACAATAAAATAGGACGTAAGCCGACCGATGTCGAACTGGAAACTCTGGCCCAGTCCTGGAGTGAGCATTGCGTCCATAAGACGTTCAAAGCCAAATATGACTTCGACGGTGAAATCATCGATAACCTGTTGAAATCAACCATTGCCAGGGCTACCAGGCAACTTGATAAACCGTGGTGCCTGAGCGTTTTTGTGGACAATTCCGGTGTCATTGATTTTGATGGTGAAAACGCTGTCTGTTTCAAGGTGGAGACCCACAATCATCCCTCAGCAGTTGAGCCTTACGGCGGGGCCGCCACCGGCTTAGGCGGTGTCATCCGCGATGTGCTGGGTACCGGGCTTGCCGCCCGGCCAATTTTCAATACCGATGTGTTCTGTTTTGGCGAACCGGATATGCCTTATGAGGCGCTACCGCCCGGGGTGCTTCACCCCCGCCGCGTCTTCAAGGGTGTTCGTGCCGGGGTGGCAGATTACGGTAACCGCATGGGTATTCCGACGGTTAATGGTGCCGTACTTTTTGATGAGCGCTACACCGGCAACCCGCTGGTCTACTGCGGTACTGCCGGAATAATGCCGGTCTGGGCAGCCAAACCCGGCCAGCAGTCGCCGGGTGATGTGGTGGTGCTTATGGGCGGGCGAACCGGCCGTGACGGCATTCACGGCGTTACCTTTTCCTCTGAGGCCTTGTCAGAAAAGAGCAATGAACAATCTTTCTCATCAGTGCAGATAGGTAACCCCATCGTCGAGAAGCGTATGACAGAAGCAATTCTGAAGGCCCGTGACGAGAAACTGATTGCCCGTATCACCGATGTCGGCGGCGGCGGCTTATCTTCTGCTGTCGGCGAAATGGGTGCGGACACCGGCGTCAAGGTTTGGCTTGACCGGGTACCATTGAAATACTCCGGCCTGTCCTATGCCGAGATTTGGATATCTGAGTCTCAGGAACGCATGGTGCTGGCAGTGTCGCCGAAAAAGATCAACCGTCTGATGGAGATTTGCCGTGATGAAGGCGTTGAAGCCACTGTTATCGGCGAATTTACCGGTGACGAGAAGTTGACTCTCTATTACAATGACAATCTGGTTTGTGACCTTGATATGGCATTCCTCCACGGCGGGCTGCCGCAACTAGAGCTCAAAGCCAGCTACAAACCAGCGGCACATCCTGAACCGGCCTTCCCCTGTCCAGCGCGCCTTGATGATGATCTGCTGGCGCTGTTAGGCCGGTGGAACACCTGCTCCAAGGAATGGGTTATCCGGCAGTATGACCATGAGATCCAGGGTTCCAGTGTAGTTAAACCACTGGTCGGACGCAATTCCGACGGCCCGGGCGACGCCGCCATCGTCCGGCCGGTGCTGGATTCAAAACGGGGTGTGGTCGTCAGTTGCGGCATCAATCCGGCGTATGCTGATGTGGACGCATACAATATGGCGGCTTCAGCTATCGACGAGGCGATTCGGAATGTTATCGCCGTCGGCGGTTCACTTGACCGCCTGGCTCTGCTCGATAATTTTTGCTGGGGCTCGACCAAGGATGAAACTGCGCTCGGCGCGCTCGTCCGGGCCGCTCAGGCTTGTGCCGACTTGTCACTGGCCTATGAGACGCCTTTTATCTCGGGCAAGGATTCTCTCAATAACCAGTTTCGCGTCGGAGACAAAACCGTTTCCATCCCTCATACACTGCTGATATCGGCTATTAGCGTCATGGCCGATACATCCAAAGCGGTAAGCATGGATTTTAAACTTCCGGGGAATCTCATATATGTCATCGGCCAGACCAAAGAGGAACTTGGCGGCTCGGCTTATTATGCTTCTAAAGGATTCATCGGCAATGCGGCGCCGGGGGTCGATGCTGCGACGGCGAAATTGAGCTACCAGCACCTTTCAGCCGCCACTGAAAAACGGTTGGTGCGTTCCTGTCATGACCTGTCCGAGGGCGGTCTGGGAGTAGCACTTGCTGAAATGGCTTTTGCCGGCGGATACGGCGCTGAGGTTCAATTGTCGAAGGTCCTTAGAGATTATGGTGTCGACCGGAATGATTCTGTCCTGTTCTCCGAATCCAACTCGCGTTTCCTGGTTGAAGTAACTACCGATAATCAGAATGAGTTTGAACAGGTGATGGGGTTCTCCTCTTGCTCTCTCATCGGCATCGTTTCGCAGGATGACCGACTGGTTATCAAGGGTATTGAAGGTGAAGTCATTGTTGATAAACCGATAACTGAGCTTAAAGATGCCTGGCAGAGGCCGTTGAAATGGTAA
- a CDS encoding phosphoribosylformylglycinamidine synthase glutamine amidotransferase subunit, giving the protein MVTEIKVMVLRAPGTNADRELAFAFNLAGGRSRLTHINELISGTEKLCNYQILALPGGFSYGDDLGAGKVQANEMRRQIFDELSSFIQRGGLIIGICNGFQALIKTGVLPGPPDHSLPHVTLTNNDSGRFECRWVKLTAEHSNHCVWTEGIEQLDVPVAHGEGKIIAAPEMLSRLRPVFYYADAFGNSTADYPANPNGSMNNIAGLTDNTGRVFALMPHPERFIRASQHPKWTRQTVEEPGGGLKIFRNGIKAAQGT; this is encoded by the coding sequence ATGGTAACAGAGATCAAAGTCATGGTGCTCCGGGCGCCAGGTACCAACGCCGACAGGGAGTTGGCCTTTGCCTTCAATCTGGCTGGCGGGCGGTCGCGCCTGACCCATATCAACGAACTTATATCCGGGACTGAAAAACTCTGTAATTATCAGATCCTGGCTTTGCCAGGCGGCTTTTCTTACGGCGACGATCTGGGTGCCGGCAAGGTGCAGGCCAACGAAATGAGGCGGCAGATATTCGACGAGCTGTCGTCTTTCATCCAGCGCGGTGGTTTGATCATCGGCATCTGCAACGGTTTCCAGGCGCTGATCAAAACCGGGGTCTTACCCGGTCCGCCGGACCATTCTTTGCCTCATGTTACCCTGACCAACAACGACTCCGGACGCTTCGAGTGCCGCTGGGTAAAACTGACCGCTGAACATTCGAACCATTGCGTCTGGACTGAGGGTATAGAGCAACTCGATGTGCCGGTAGCTCACGGAGAAGGCAAGATTATCGCCGCGCCGGAAATGCTATCGCGTCTGCGTCCCGTGTTTTACTATGCCGATGCTTTCGGGAACTCTACCGCCGATTATCCGGCAAACCCCAACGGTTCGATGAACAATATAGCGGGTCTGACCGATAATACCGGACGGGTTTTTGCTCTGATGCCTCACCCCGAACGCTTCATCCGCGCTTCACAGCATCCCAAATGGACGCGCCAGACAGTTGAAGAACCGGGTGGAGGATTAAAGATCTTCAGGAACGGGATCAAGGCAGCGCAGGGCACCTAA